Proteins from one Labrenzia sp. CE80 genomic window:
- a CDS encoding cbb3-type cytochrome c oxidase subunit 3, which produces MNETYSAVAGFAQTWGLVYFVALFGIVLAYVFWPKNRKDFDDAAQIPFRED; this is translated from the coding sequence ATGAACGAGACCTATTCCGCAGTGGCAGGCTTCGCTCAGACCTGGGGCCTTGTCTACTTTGTTGCGCTGTTTGGCATCGTGCTGGCCTACGTGTTTTGGCCGAAGAACCGCAAGGACTTCGATGATGCCGCCCAGATCCCGTTTCGGGAGGATTGA
- the ccoN gene encoding cytochrome-c oxidase, cbb3-type subunit I, with protein sequence MAQTKARLITLEEGLFAAFLVVLAFACLIVAGKTYDQVMAFHAMLGAFVAAGSVFVIFKNYFDDGGIPIPQEINGKPNYNMAPVKFGVVAAMFWGIAGFTVGLIIASQLAWPALNFDLPWTNFGRLRPLHTSAVIFAFGGNVLIATSMYVVQRTCRVRMPGSVLPWFVIIGYNVFIVIAGTGYLLGATQSKEYAEPEWYADLWLTIVWVAYLLLFLMTLWKRKEPHIYVANWFYLAFIVTIAMLHLVNNATIPVTVYGTKSYIVWSGVQDAMVQWWYGHNAVGFFLTAGFLAIMYYFVPKRAERPVYSYRLSIVHFWALIFLYIWAGPHHLHYTALPQWASTLGATFSIILWMPSWGGMINGLMTLSGAWDKLRTDPVLRMMVVSVAFYGMSTFEGPLMSLRSVNSLSHYTDWTIGHVHSGALGWVGYISFGALYCLVPWLWNKKSLYSLKLVNWHFWLSTLGIVLYITSMWVSGIMQGLMWRAYDALGFLEYSFIETVEAMYPFYVIRALGGALFVFGAVIMAYNLWMTVRHGEAEEAEASAAGHLAAAE encoded by the coding sequence ATGGCACAGACCAAGGCCAGATTGATCACGCTCGAGGAAGGTCTGTTTGCAGCCTTCCTTGTGGTGTTGGCATTCGCCTGCCTGATCGTGGCGGGCAAAACTTACGATCAAGTGATGGCATTTCACGCAATGCTCGGCGCATTCGTCGCGGCTGGAAGCGTGTTTGTTATCTTCAAGAACTACTTCGATGATGGCGGGATTCCGATCCCGCAGGAAATCAACGGAAAGCCGAATTACAACATGGCGCCGGTCAAATTCGGCGTTGTGGCTGCCATGTTCTGGGGCATCGCGGGCTTTACCGTCGGTTTGATCATTGCCTCGCAGCTGGCCTGGCCGGCGCTGAACTTTGATCTACCCTGGACCAATTTCGGCCGCCTGCGTCCGCTTCACACATCGGCCGTGATCTTTGCGTTCGGCGGGAACGTCCTTATTGCGACCTCCATGTATGTGGTTCAGCGTACGTGCCGTGTGCGCATGCCTGGCTCGGTTCTCCCCTGGTTCGTGATCATCGGCTACAACGTCTTTATCGTCATTGCCGGAACGGGCTATCTGCTCGGGGCGACCCAATCCAAGGAATATGCTGAACCTGAATGGTATGCTGACCTTTGGCTGACCATCGTCTGGGTTGCCTACCTATTGCTTTTCCTGATGACTTTGTGGAAGCGGAAAGAGCCGCACATCTATGTGGCCAACTGGTTCTATCTGGCCTTTATCGTCACCATCGCGATGTTGCATCTGGTCAACAATGCCACGATCCCGGTGACGGTCTATGGCACCAAGTCCTACATCGTCTGGTCCGGCGTGCAAGATGCCATGGTTCAATGGTGGTATGGCCACAACGCTGTCGGCTTCTTCCTGACCGCAGGCTTCCTTGCCATCATGTACTACTTCGTGCCCAAGCGCGCGGAGCGGCCGGTCTACTCATACCGCCTGTCCATCGTGCACTTCTGGGCGCTGATCTTCCTGTATATCTGGGCCGGACCGCACCACCTGCACTATACGGCTCTGCCGCAGTGGGCTTCGACCTTGGGCGCAACCTTCTCGATCATCCTCTGGATGCCGTCCTGGGGGGGCATGATCAATGGTCTGATGACCCTGTCAGGTGCCTGGGACAAACTTCGGACGGATCCGGTTCTGCGCATGATGGTGGTGTCTGTGGCATTCTATGGCATGTCCACCTTCGAAGGACCATTGATGAGCCTTCGCTCAGTGAACTCGCTCTCGCACTATACGGATTGGACCATCGGTCACGTTCACTCAGGTGCTTTGGGCTGGGTTGGCTACATTTCCTTCGGAGCGCTCTATTGCCTGGTTCCATGGCTGTGGAACAAGAAGAGCCTTTACTCGCTGAAGCTGGTAAACTGGCACTTCTGGCTTTCGACCCTCGGCATCGTTCTCTACATCACCTCCATGTGGGTGTCCGGGATCATGCAGGGCCTCATGTGGCGTGCTTACGACGCGCTGGGCTTCCTCGAGTATTCCTTCATTGAAACCGTTGAAGCGATGTACCCCTTCTACGTGATCCGTGCATTGGGCGGCGCTCTGTTCGTCTTTGGCGCTGTGATCATGGCCTACAACCTCTGGATGACCGTTCGTCATGGCGAAGCTGAAGAAGCTGAAGCCAGCGCTGCGGGCCATCTGGCTGCGGCCGAATAG
- the ccoO gene encoding cytochrome-c oxidase, cbb3-type subunit II, giving the protein MSVWSKHQIFEKNSFVLLIGILIVVAIGGLVEIAPLFYLKSTIEKTEGVRPYTPLELVGRNIYIREGCYLCHSQMIRPMRDELERYGHFSLAAESMYDHPFQWGSKRTGPDLARVGGKYSDDWHVEHLIDPRSVVPVSIMPGYPFLAETRLSTRGMGDHLKTNALVGVPYTEEQIASASRDVLGQAMPDTDASDEFMERYPTAMVRDFDGNPKEVTEMDALVAYLQMLGTMVDFSIYDDKANLR; this is encoded by the coding sequence ATGTCAGTATGGTCAAAGCACCAAATCTTCGAAAAGAACTCCTTCGTTCTCCTCATTGGCATTCTGATCGTGGTCGCCATCGGCGGTCTCGTTGAGATTGCACCGCTCTTCTATCTCAAGAGCACTATTGAAAAGACCGAGGGCGTTCGTCCCTACACTCCGCTCGAGCTGGTCGGCCGGAACATCTACATCCGCGAGGGGTGCTATCTGTGCCATTCGCAGATGATCCGTCCGATGCGCGACGAGCTGGAACGTTACGGTCACTTCTCGCTGGCTGCGGAGTCCATGTACGATCACCCCTTCCAGTGGGGATCCAAGCGGACGGGGCCTGATCTTGCGCGCGTTGGCGGCAAGTATTCGGACGATTGGCATGTGGAGCATCTTATTGATCCTCGCTCCGTGGTGCCTGTCTCGATTATGCCTGGCTACCCGTTCCTGGCCGAAACCCGGCTGAGCACGCGTGGCATGGGCGATCATCTGAAGACGAACGCACTCGTTGGTGTTCCCTACACCGAAGAACAGATTGCCAGCGCATCGAGGGATGTTCTCGGCCAGGCTATGCCGGATACGGATGCCTCCGATGAGTTCATGGAGCGCTATCCCACCGCCATGGTGCGGGATTTCGACGGCAATCCGAAGGAAGTCACCGAGATGGACGCGCTCGTCGCCTATCTCCAGATGCTTGGAACCATGGTCGATTTCTCAATCTACGACGACAAGGCAAACCTGAGGTGA
- the ccoP gene encoding cytochrome-c oxidase, cbb3-type subunit III: protein MSDNHKPELDQISGVETTGHEWDGLKELNNPLPRWWLYTFYACIVWAIGYWVVYPSWPMVSSYASGVIGDSQRANALAAYDAGIAERASIGNQLVEASFEDIRTTPNLLEFASANGRAAFGDNCAPCHGSGAVGSPGYPNLQDDNWIWGGTVEDIHTTLLYGIRSDHDEARFGDMPAFGTDELLTREEISQVASYVASKTGLEPEEGVDLAAGETLYVDNCAACHGEDLKGMIEVGAPNLTSATYLYGKSVDAIKAQIYSPRNGVMPAWEARLDPATIKSLAVYVHSFGGGQ, encoded by the coding sequence ATGTCCGATAATCATAAACCCGAGCTCGACCAGATTTCCGGGGTCGAAACCACCGGTCACGAATGGGACGGCCTGAAGGAACTGAACAATCCACTGCCGCGCTGGTGGCTCTACACCTTTTATGCCTGCATTGTCTGGGCCATAGGCTATTGGGTAGTTTACCCGTCTTGGCCGATGGTCTCCAGTTATGCGAGCGGTGTCATTGGAGACAGTCAGCGCGCCAATGCTCTGGCGGCCTACGATGCGGGCATTGCCGAACGCGCGAGCATTGGCAATCAGCTGGTCGAAGCTTCGTTTGAAGATATTCGCACGACGCCGAACCTGCTCGAATTTGCTTCTGCGAACGGTCGCGCCGCATTCGGCGACAACTGCGCGCCGTGTCACGGCTCGGGGGCGGTCGGTTCGCCCGGCTATCCGAACCTTCAGGACGACAACTGGATCTGGGGCGGCACGGTGGAAGACATCCACACCACGCTTCTCTACGGGATCCGGTCGGATCATGACGAGGCACGTTTCGGCGACATGCCGGCCTTTGGCACTGACGAGTTGCTCACCCGCGAAGAGATTTCGCAGGTCGCCAGTTACGTAGCATCCAAGACCGGGCTTGAACCGGAGGAAGGTGTCGATCTGGCCGCCGGGGAGACGCTGTATGTCGACAATTGCGCGGCATGTCACGGGGAAGACCTCAAAGGCATGATTGAAGTCGGCGCGCCGAACCTGACATCGGCGACATACCTCTATGGCAAATCCGTGGATGCCATCAAGGCGCAGATCTACAGCCCGCGCAATGGCGTCATGCCAGCATGGGAGGCGCGTCTTGATCCGGCGACCATTAAGTCGCTGGCCGTATATGTCCATTCCTTCGGGGGAGGGCAGTAG